From Phenylobacterium immobile (ATCC 35973), a single genomic window includes:
- the purM gene encoding phosphoribosylformylglycinamidine cyclo-ligase, producing MTDQTNGLTYAQAGVDIDAGAELVERIKPLARSTRRPGSDTALGGFGALFDLKAAGYEDPLLVTTTDGVGTKLKVAIESGRHDTVGIDLVAMCVNDLLAQGAEPLMFLDYFATAKLDVDAATAVVSGIAEGCRQAACALVGGETAEMPGMYAAGDYDMAGFCVGAVDRDKVLPRLGDQQVGDILVGLASSGPHSNGYSLIRRIVERSGLAWDAPAPFEPGKTLAEALLAPTRIYVRSVLPHLKAGRIKGLAHITGGGLIENPPRAIAEGLEARFDWNAWALPPVFDWLQRTGGVSNHELRRTFNCGVGLMLIVAPDDLPDVLEGFARAEEVAFVIGELAAV from the coding sequence ATGACCGACCAGACGAACGGGCTCACCTACGCCCAGGCCGGGGTGGATATCGACGCCGGCGCCGAACTGGTGGAGCGCATCAAGCCGCTCGCCAGGTCGACGCGCCGACCTGGCTCCGACACCGCCTTGGGCGGTTTCGGCGCGCTCTTTGACCTCAAGGCCGCGGGCTATGAAGATCCGCTGCTCGTCACCACCACCGACGGCGTCGGCACCAAGCTGAAAGTCGCGATCGAGTCCGGCCGCCACGACACCGTGGGCATCGATCTTGTCGCCATGTGCGTCAACGACCTCCTGGCGCAGGGCGCTGAGCCGCTGATGTTCCTGGACTATTTCGCGACGGCGAAGCTGGACGTGGATGCCGCGACCGCGGTCGTCTCCGGCATCGCCGAAGGCTGCCGTCAGGCGGCCTGTGCGCTGGTCGGTGGCGAAACGGCCGAGATGCCGGGCATGTACGCCGCCGGCGACTACGACATGGCGGGCTTCTGCGTTGGTGCGGTTGATCGCGACAAGGTCTTGCCCCGCCTGGGCGACCAGCAGGTCGGCGACATTCTGGTCGGTCTGGCCTCAAGCGGGCCCCACTCGAACGGCTACTCCCTGATCCGCCGTATCGTCGAGCGCTCCGGCCTTGCCTGGGACGCGCCTGCGCCCTTCGAGCCAGGCAAAACCCTCGCCGAAGCGCTGCTCGCGCCCACCCGCATATACGTCCGCTCCGTGCTTCCGCATCTGAAGGCTGGCCGCATCAAAGGTCTCGCCCACATCACCGGCGGCGGCCTGATCGAGAATCCGCCACGGGCGATCGCCGAGGGGCTCGAAGCGCGCTTCGATTGGAACGCCTGGGCCTTGCCGCCTGTTTTCGACTGGCTGCAGCGCACTGGCGGTGTCTCCAACCACGAGCTTCGCCGCACGTTCAACTGTGGTGTCGGCCTGATGCTGATCGTCGCCCCCGACGACCTGCCCGATGTCCTGGAGGGGTTCGCCCGCGCCGAGGAAGTCGCCTTCGTGATTGGCGAATTGGCGGCGGTCTGA